From the genome of Jannaschia sp. S6380:
CGCGCAGCTTGTTGAGCGCGCGTTCCGGCAGGTTCAGCATCTCGGTCCCGTTCAGGCGCACCGACCCCGCGGCGCGCCCGTTGCGCGCCAGCAGCCCCAGGATCGCGAAGGCCAGCTGCGTCTTGCCCGAGCCGGACTCGCCCACGATCGCCATCGTCTCGCCCGCGTCGAGGTCGAACGAGATGCCGTTGACAGCGTGCACGGATCCGTCGGGCGTGTCGAATGACACCGTGAGGTCATCGACATCGAGCAGCATCAGCGATCCTCCGGCGCAGTCATTCTCAGCGGTCCTTGGGGTCGAGCGCATCGCGCAACCCGTCGCCGATGAAGAAGAACGCAAACAGACCCGCGACGAAGAAGCTCAGCGGAAAGAGGAGCTGCCAGATCGTGCCGTTGCGCATCTCGGCGGCGCCGTCGTTGATCAGTGCGCCCCAGGAGGTCAGCGGCTCCTGCACGCCGAGGCCGAGGAACGAGATGAACGACTCGTAGATGATCATCGAGGGGACGAGCAGCGTCGCATAGACGATGATGACGCCCAGAAGGTTGGGCACGATGTGACGCAGGATGATGCGAAACGGGTGCACGCCGGTGGCGATCGCCGCCTCGACGAACTCGCGCCCCTTGAGCGCCAGCGTCTGGCCGCGCGCGATCCGCGCCATGTCGAGCCAGGAGATCAGGCCGATGCCCACGAACAGCATCAGGATCGAGCGACCGAACACCACCAGCAAGAGGATCAGGACGAACATGTAGGGGATCGACATCAGGACATCGACCGTCCGCATCATGGCGCCGTCGACCCGCCCGCCGAAATAGCCGGCGACCGCGCCATAGAGCGTGCCGACCACGACGGCGATCAGCGCGCCCACGACGCCGACCATCAGGCTGATCTGCGTGCCCTGCACCGTGCGGGCGAACAGGTCGCGGCCCAATGTGTCGGTGCCGAACCAGTGCCCCGTGGCCAGCGAAGGCCGGCCCAGCGTCTCGACCTGGCCGAGGACGGCCCAGTCGATCTCCTCGTAGCTCCAGGGGGCGATGAAGGGGCCGACGATCGCCACGGCGGCGATCAGGCCCAGAACGATCAGGCCCGCCACCGCCGCCTTGTTGCGGAAGAACCGCCGCCGCGCATCGGCCCAGAGGCTGCGCCCGCGGGGGGCGTCGGCCAGTGCGCTGGCATCGGTGAGCGTGGCGCCCCGCATCAGTAGCGGATCTTGGGGTCGATCCAGGCATAGGCCACGTCGACGAGAAGGTTGAACAGGATGGTCAGCGCCCCCAGCAGCACTGTGATGCCCATCATCACCCCGTAGTCACGGTTGAGCGCGGAGGCGACGAAGAACTGCCCGATGCCGCCGGTCGAGAAATAGATGTCGATCACCACCGACCCGGTGATCATGCCCACGAAGGCCGGCCCCAGATAGGAGATCACCGGCAGCAGCGCAGGCTTGAGCGCGTGGCGCAGGATGATCCGGTGGCCCGGCAGGCCCTTGGCGCGGGCGGTGCGGATGAAGTTGGACGACAGCACCTCCAGCATGGAGGCGCGCGCGATCCGCGCGATCGACGCCATGAAGCTGGTGCCCAGCGCGATGACCGGAAGGATCACGTATTCCACCTGACCGCCCTGCCAGCCGCCGCCCGGCAGCCAGCCGAGCCAGAGCGTGAAGACCAGCACCAGGATCGGCGCCAGCACGAAGTTCGGCAGGACCTGCGCCCCGATCGAGACGCCGACCGCCAGGTAGTCGAGCCAGGTGTTCTGGCGGATCGCCGCCATGATCCCCAGCGCGCCGCCGACCAACACCGCCAAAACGAAGGCCCAGAACCCGTAGGTCAGCGTGACGGGGAAGCCCTGCGCGATCAGGTCGTTCACATCCTGGTCGCGGTAGACGAAGCTGGGTCCGAAGTCGAAATCGGTGACGATATTGGTGATGTAGGTCCAGATCTGCACCGCGAAGGGCTGATCCAGACCGTATTCGCGTTCGAGGTTCTGCAGCACCGCCGCGGGCACGCCGCGTTCGGTCGCGAAGGGCGAGCCCGGCGCGGTGTACATCAGCACGAAGGTCAGCACCACCAGCAGCAGCAGCACCGGAACCGCGACAAGCAGACGTCTGAGGATGAAGGCGACCATTCAGCGAACGGGGCGGCGCGGACGCCGCCCCTGCCCCGTCACTCGGACGCGGCGCGGTACATGTCCTGCACGTACCAGTTGTTTTCCACGTTGTTCATCGGCCAGTTCCGGATCGACGGGTCCAGCATGAAGTTCTGGGTGTAGTGGTAGATCGGGATGATCCCCATCTCGTCGGCCAGGATCTGTTCGACCTGGGTATAGGCGACGTTGGGATCTTCCATCGTCCGGCTCTCGGCCATCAGGCGGTCGACCTCGGGGTTGGAGTACTTGCCGTCATTGGCGCCATGCGTGGTGGTGACCAGGTCGAGGAAGGTCGAC
Proteins encoded in this window:
- the oppB gene encoding oligopeptide ABC transporter permease OppB — translated: MVAFILRRLLVAVPVLLLLVVLTFVLMYTAPGSPFATERGVPAAVLQNLEREYGLDQPFAVQIWTYITNIVTDFDFGPSFVYRDQDVNDLIAQGFPVTLTYGFWAFVLAVLVGGALGIMAAIRQNTWLDYLAVGVSIGAQVLPNFVLAPILVLVFTLWLGWLPGGGWQGGQVEYVILPVIALGTSFMASIARIARASMLEVLSSNFIRTARAKGLPGHRIILRHALKPALLPVISYLGPAFVGMITGSVVIDIYFSTGGIGQFFVASALNRDYGVMMGITVLLGALTILFNLLVDVAYAWIDPKIRY
- a CDS encoding ABC transporter permease subunit, giving the protein MRGATLTDASALADAPRGRSLWADARRRFFRNKAAVAGLIVLGLIAAVAIVGPFIAPWSYEEIDWAVLGQVETLGRPSLATGHWFGTDTLGRDLFARTVQGTQISLMVGVVGALIAVVVGTLYGAVAGYFGGRVDGAMMRTVDVLMSIPYMFVLILLLVVFGRSILMLFVGIGLISWLDMARIARGQTLALKGREFVEAAIATGVHPFRIILRHIVPNLLGVIIVYATLLVPSMIIYESFISFLGLGVQEPLTSWGALINDGAAEMRNGTIWQLLFPLSFFVAGLFAFFFIGDGLRDALDPKDR